One segment of Carya illinoinensis cultivar Pawnee chromosome 13, C.illinoinensisPawnee_v1, whole genome shotgun sequence DNA contains the following:
- the LOC122292886 gene encoding putative disease resistance protein At3g14460, producing the protein MSMAGSLITTIDSEETNISEKTRHVSLIDNINFFSEIPTSSSKASRIRTLILHDKLRDLQVSCEVVFSSLKFLRVLDLHESQLDLVLSSICKLKHLRDLDLSQNSKIEKLPDSISRLQNLYSLRLSGCYRLKELPRGITKLVNLRHLYNDECDSLTYMPRGLGQLKNLQTLSTFHFPSDSAPEDIGQLSELNTLNSLRGELQILRLRHGEDIALLDYKGANLKEKEHLQVLALDWSRGNEENVNARDENMALEGLEPHPNLKKLYIHYYGGVRVPMWLLSLTNLVDLEISDCRKLKYLPPLSQLPSLKSLTLYKLEEIEYVSDCSDNNELSSFSSSAEFFPSLEKIEFEHCHNLKGWWRRSDSYNVDVNTTDHENSFETPSITRHALLFPRLSRLHVRDCHMLTSLPMFSHLVYLKLERCRRLKYLPPLSQLPSLKSLTLYILEEIEYVSDCSDNNELSSFSSSAFFPSLEEIVISFCRNLKGWWRRSDSYNVDVNTTDHALLLFPRLSKLMILRCPMLTSLPMFPHLKERLILWNARWKPVQQTITNASSSSASSTPIAFSSPPLSKLKTIILNQIKDLETLPEDGLQNLISLQHLSIFDCQRLKSLSRGVQYLTALQELRLSNCPMLDLGNDEHDMQWKGLKSLISLKFSGMSKLVSLPLGLQHVTTLRELEISDCSSLVVIPEWICNWASLEQLTIYSCSGLTSLPEAMSWLTSLKTLEIQACPILLRRCELGGEDRPKIAHIPKLDFCLRPWLG; encoded by the coding sequence ATGTCAATGGCAGGATCGTTGATCACCACAATAGATTCTGAGGAAACAAATATTAGTGAGAAAACTCGGCACGTATCATTGATtgacaatattaattttttctctgaAATTCCAACTTCCTCATCTAAAGCCAGTAGGATACGAACACTTATTTTGCATGATAAACTCAGGGATTTGCAAGTGTCATGTGAAGTAGTCTTTTCAAGTTTGAAGTTCTTGCGAGTGCTGGATTTACATGAAAGTCAGCTTGATTTAGTACTGAGTTCCATATGTAAGTTGAAGCATTTAAGAGATCTTGATCTTTCACAGAATTCGAAAATCGAGAAGCTGCCTGATTCCATAAGTAGATTGCAAAATTTGTATTCACTAAGACTCTCTGGTTGCTATAGGCTTAAAGAATTGCCTAGAGGAATTACGAAATTAGTCAACCTCAGGCATCTTTACAATGATGAATGTGATAGTTTGACTTATATGCCACGTGGATTGGGGCAATTGAAAAATCTTCAGACATTATCTACGTTTCATTTCCCCTCTGATTCGGCCCCAGAGGATATTGGCCAGTTAAGCGAGCTAAATACACTAAATAGCTTAAGAGGAGAATTACAGATTTTGCGTTTGAGACATGGGGAAGACATCGCATTATTAGACTATAAGGGTGCAAATCTAAAGGAGAAAGAACATCTTCAGGTTTTGGCTTTAGATTGGAGCAGAGGAAATGAAGAAAATGTTAATGCACGTGATGAAAATATGGCATTGGAAGGCCTTGAACCTCACCCAAATCTTAAAAAGTTGTACATACATTATTATGGGGGTGTGAGGGTTCCGATGTGGCTTTTGTCACTCACAAATCTTGTTGATTTGGAAATAAGTGATTGTAGGAAATTGAAATATTTGCCACCATTGAGTCAACTACCCTCTCTTAAGAGTCTTACGCTGTACAAACTTGAAGAAATAGAGTACGTATCAGATTGTAGTGACAACAATGagttatcttctttttcttcatcagCAGAATTCTTCCCGTCGTTGGAGAAAATTGAGTTCGAACACTGTCATAATCTGAAGGGTTGGTGGAGGAGGAGTGATTCTTATAATGTGGATGTCAATACTACTGATCATGAAAATTCCTTTGAAACACCATCAATCACGAGGCATGCTTTACTATTCCCACGTCTTTCAAGATTACATGTACGGGATTGCCATATGTTGACTTCATTGCCAATGTTTTCACATcttgtttatttgaaattagAGCGTTGTAGGAGATTGAAATATTTGCCACCATTGAGTCAACTACCCTCTCTTAAGAGTCTTACGCTGTACATTCTTGAGGAAATAGAGTACGTATCAGATTGTAGTGACAACAATGagttatcttctttttcttcatcagCATTCTTCCCATCCCTGGAGGAAATTGTCATCAGTTTCTGTCGAAATCTGAAGGGTTGGTGGAGGAGGAGTGATTCTTATAATGTGGATGTCAATACTACTGATCATGCTTTACTGCTATTTCCTCGTCTttcaaaattaatgatattgCGTTGCCCTATGTTGACTTCATTGCCAATGTTTCCACATCTGAAAGAACGGTTAATCCTATGGAATGCCAGGTGGAAGCCAGTGCAACAAACAATAACGaatgcctcctcctcctccgctTCCTCTACACCCATTGCCTTTTCATCTCCTCCTCTCTCCAAATTGAAGACAATAATCTTAAATCAAATTAAGGATCTAGAAACACTTCCAGAGGATGGGTTGCAAAACCTCATATCTCTCCAGCATTTGTCTATATTTGACTGCCAAAGATTAAAGTCTCTCTCCCGAGGGGTACAATATCTCACTGCACTTCAGGAACTGAGGCTTTCTAATTGTCCCATGCTTGATCTAGGCAACGATGAGCACGATATGCAATGGAAAGGGCTTAAAAGCCTCATCTCTTTGAAGTTTTCGGGTATGTCAAAATTGGTGTCTCTCCCATTGGGGCTTCAACATGTTACAACTCTACGAGAGCTCGAAATCTCAGATTGTTCGAGCTTGGTGGTTATACCAGAGTGGATCTGCAATTGGGCATCACTTGAGCAGTTGACAATTTATAGTTGCTCTGGTTTAACATCACTGCCTGAAGCAATGAGTTGGCTAACCTCTTTGAAAACGTTGGAAATTCAAGCTTGCCCCATCTTATTACGAAGATGCGAACTTGGAGGTGAGGATCGGCCCAAGATTGCTCACATCCCAAAGCTGGACTTTTGTCTTCGTCCTTGGCTTGGCTGA